ACAGGCGATATTCATGCAATAACGGCTGCAAACAATCTACTTGCTGCTGCCATTGATACTAGGATCTTTCATGAGTCTACCCAATCAGACAAGGCTCTTTTTAATCGTTTATGTCCACCaaataaagaaggaaaaaggaaaTTCAGTGATATCATGTTTAGACGATTAAAGAAGCTTGATATCACCAAAACTCAACCTGAGGACCTTACACCTGAAGAAGTTAAGAAATTTGCTAGGCTTGATATTGACCCGAATTCTATTACATGGAGAAGAGTGATGGATGTTAATGATCGGTTCTTGAGGAAAATCACCGTTGGCCAGGGCCCGGAAGAGAAAGGGATGGTGAGGGAAACTGGATTTGATATTTCAGTTGCTAGTGAAATAATGGCTGTTTTAGCCCTGACTACGTCTCTCACTGATATGAGAGAGAGGCTAGGAAAAATGGTGATCGGAAATAGCAAGGCTGGTGAACCTATAACTGCTGATGATCTTGGTGTTGGAGGTGCTTTAACAGTTCTCATGAAGGATGCCATTAACCCTACTCTGATGCAGACCCTTGAGGGAACCCCTGTTCTTGTTCATGCTGGTCCATTTGCAAACATTGCTCATGGTAATTCATCTATTGTGGCTGATAAGATTGCACTGAAGCTGGTTGGACCACAAGGGTTTGTGGTCACGGAAGCAGGTTTTGGTGCTGATATTGGAACAGAAAAGTTCATGAATATCAAGTGTAGATACAGTGATCTAAGGCCTCAGTGTGCTGTTATCGTGGCAACAATAAGGGCCTTGAAAATGCATGGTGGTGGCCCGGAAGTTGTTGCAGGGAAGCCTCTCGACCATGCCTACCTAAATGAGAATGTTCCGTTGGTTGAAGCTGGTTGTGTGAATTTGGCTAGGCATATTATAAACACAAAGGCCTATGGTGTGAATGTTGTTGTTGCTGTGAACAAATTCTCAACTGACACTGAAGCAGAAATGAATGCTGTTATGAATGCAGCTATGGCTGCCGGGGCATTTAATGCTGTAATTTGTACTCACCATGCTCATGGTGGTAAAGGAGCGGTTAGTTCCTTTTTCCTATCTGTTTATTTCCATAAAAGTATAGTGCTGCACTCAAGGTGCATTGTTTAGAATAGCCACTTTGTCTTACACATGACGCCTCATATATGTTACTCGGACTCAGTGTGTCTGACATGGATACTTTCAGTTTTATAACTTTTCCATGTATTAGGAGGGTCCTTGAAGGGTTGTATTCCCATACCAATGACCAAAAATATGTTGGACATTGGTTTCAGACATGAgtacttcaagaaaaaattaagaGTCAAAGCAACTTAAATCTCATAGACTATTTGAGTAGCTAGTTGCATCTAATTTACGGATTTGGCGTTCAACCTGTTTTCTATATTGCACTCGTGCTATGTCAAACATTATAAAGAGCACAGTAACTTGTTTTGTCAAAGAACTAATGCTCTGTGGTTTCTATCATTTAAATCTGCAATTTCTTACTGTGCTATCCACTCTAGACATTTCTTCTGAATCTGACTTCCTTGTTTGCCTCCGAGTCTTTagatttcttttgaaattcctcTGCATCTATTCCAGTAATTGTTTGACTAAATCAAGAAGAACCTTGGGTCATTTGACGTATGTGCTTTTAAACAAATGAGTTAGAATTGTTTCGAGTTTTCTCATTTTGAGTTACAATTGAAGTTTGAACATATCTGTATGTTATAACATATCGCCCTTTCCACCTGTAATCTTATTCTGTGTTGTCATCTTTGAGTTTGTATCTTATGCTGTAAAAACCTGTCTTATAAAGTTGATTTGAAGCTTTCAGCGACAGATTAGTGTTATTTTTGTCAGGTCGACCTTGGAGTTGCAGTTCAAAGGGCTTGCGCGAGTGGGAATCAGCAACTCAAATACCTGTATCCTTTGGATATTAGTATTAAAGAGAAAATAGAGGCAATTGCTAAGTCATACGGTGCCAGCGGCGTTGAATACACCGAACAGGTAAACTCTTTATAGatctttaatcaatttattccatTTCAAAATGTATTTGATCTTGTGCATATCATCATTTGAATTTAGATTACTTTGTTTTGGAGGTCTTGCATTTTTACTTGTCGCTTTTTTATGACACATCATGTATACTGAGaattcttaaaatgaaaatattgtgGAAATACCATCTTCTTTGCGTTTCGGGTAGGAAACCAAGCAGGCATCGGAAACCCTTTAAAAGCTTGGTCTTTAAGAAAAAGATAATCAGTGAAGGAGCTTCTAGGGTTGAGCAAAACGAAAAAACTGAGAAAACAGAAAACTGATTCAAAACTGTAGCATTCAGGTTTGATTCGGATAAGGTTTTTTTACTTGTTCAGTTCAGAGTTAAGATCTGATTGTGGATCATGAAGTCAAAAACCACAATATTCGAACCAAATTCGGATATTAGaaacaataaatataaagaaactGATCCAGACATTTCTCTTTGACATGAATAATTTCTTTTGCTCTCAAACCAGGCTGAGAAACAGATCGAGATGTACACCAAACAAGGGTTTTCGGGTCTACCAATCTGCATGGCGAAAACTCAGTACTCATTTTCACACAATGCTGCTGAGAAGGGAGCACCAAGTGGATTTATCTTACCGATAAGGGATGTGCGAGCCAGCATAGGAGCCGGGTTCATTTATCCTTTAGTGGGTACAATGAGCACAATGCCAGGGCTACCAACAAGGCCATGCTTTTATGAAATCGATCTTGACACTGCCACCGGAAAGGTCATTGGTCTTTCATGAAGGCATAGCAGGTTTGGTTAGGTGAGGGCTTCTGGAGTGGGTGCATGAAGCCATTGACAGTTATGGGTACTTGTGTTCCTTAACTTTTCCCAGTTcttaattgtgttattttaatGATGAAGTTGAATACTTGTGAAGAATaaaatccttttttaatttccCTAATCATCCTTGGATTATTGTAATAATTCACTGAAGTTCATGAGGTGTAGTTTGTGAAGTAATTATGGGCAACACACGTTAAATCTGCCTTGCAAAATCAACTTCCCACCCAAATTTACTTGCCTAAACCCTCGCtaaaaaacctcaaaattatacacatatttattATAGGATTAACTCAAAAACCTAAAtgcaaataattaattttattaaaattgaaatatcttatatataatgaataaaataacaatattttattaaatatataaggtTTCTATACCTTATATTCATAACATTaatgaatatattaaaaaattcccTGGTGAGGCCAATGGTCTTGGTtatttttttagggtaaattacacataAGGTCACTAAAATGTctgtaagtttacgttttgagcACTTCAAAAAGctacaaaatgatcactaatTCCAAAGTTTTCATTCAAGTCATTAGGCTATTAAAATTGTTGCTATATGGCCTTCTTTGTTCACATTGCTTGCACCAGCCAGAATCTCTCATTTCccttctcttttacaatttcttttttctatgaaacaattttgaatgtcacgaatctaaaaaccaaaattcaaatagcttTCTTCTTCAATCTCTGACACTGACCATTAGATCAACTAGGatttaaggtatgttcttctactcgttgATGGGTACTAATCCACCGTACCGATCATCGAATCATCGCTTGGAACTTGGTAATcgaactttttaaaaaaagaaacttaacatcccagtgacttaaataaaaactttcgaatagttcagtgatttaaatgaaaactttcaaatagttcagtgactattttgtaactttttaaagttgagtgaccaaaatgtaaatctactaatagtttagtgaccttgagtatactttaccttttttttaaaggtttttcattttattttaaaatttgatactaTTTTGGCAAGCTCTCTCTTACATTAACCAGTGATCAAGGGTTTAATCCTCGCATTGGGTATGGAGCAGCTTTAAAACCTGTGGCCAGCATCTACCCTTTTAATGAGCCTACAAAATTCGGAGGATTAGTTATTGGGTTCACTCTGGCAGATACATTgataaatcaaaaaaaaaaattgatactattttaaaacataataattttcgATGTTAGGTGCATTGCACGTGAATTTAGGtgtttacttttaatttattaaatattatttttactatcttcaaaaattatatttttactaattaaataagGATAGGTCTAAAtaaaagttgattaattttgaaaataattgagataataaaatgatactttaaaagtaatgaaaataaaaagtgagAAACAAGCGATagtgaaatattatataattcgataaaatattatcatttgaatatgagtaaatatttcattttacgTCAACTCTCGTTGCTTTtgacataatattttaaaacatcatGGTAAAAAGTATTCACAACTGTGTAAgtattattaatatcaaataatagtaaaagtattaaataccaaataacaacaccaaataataatgaaaatcatACCATTTTTTGGTGATGGAAACAAAAacctattaaataatatcaaaaatcATTCTTTAGATGTTATTTGCTTATAAATGCCTAACTAATGCATTTATTTATGGggttaaatattagttttttttaagtttcagTAGCACAAAAACAATATAAGTATATGTCCAACTAGTTACAATGTAggtgttaaatatatatatatatatatatatatatatatatatatattaagtttcaCTAGTACAAAGATAGTACAAGTATATGCCGAACCAACTATAATGTAGAATTTATTCAATACAACGCACATCGGACGAAGAACTAGACAAAACCCACACAAGGCATATGCACAAGATGAGAAGAGAACCCACACATTGCAATTGCAGATGGTGAGACTCAAACTTGGGCCTACAAGATTCGGGAGCTTCAGCCTTTATCAACAGTATGAAAGTCTCATTGATtgctaaattttagtttaaactAATATATAACTGTAAcactaattaaatgataattaatttaaaatatagataaaaaaaactaattaagtAATAACCATGGTAGCACTAATAATGAAGATATGATAATTATAGATATTctatattaacaatttttatCGAAAATAAACGTAAAACATGTATATTAGTTTCATATTCATGATcgtaataaaaattattaataaaataattataatattttatattatattgaatgattttatagatttaaaaatatgtgaaacatagttaacataaaatattaattttatttgattaatttttttaccttgaTTTCTCAAATAGAAATGAATGATACTTGATTCAagatttgtattaaattgagtcaATTTGATTTGATGCAATTTgtatctattaaaaaattaatttaattatagttatagataatttatatttatttaattaaaaattttaatgtactaaaattatcaaattaactattagttttaaatttaatgttaaaacattaaatacaattttttagttttaatattaaaactattttaacattttatatatttttttctagtttagAACCAAATAgaaatgttattattaaaaacaaattcaaattgtatcaaatataattaaattaaattttatgaattttgttcaaaatcaaCTTATCTAATTCGAAGAGATTATCACAATATATTatctaatttcatgataatttgTTTTCATAAGTGAAACAACTATTGAGATTATCAAAACATGTAATTGTaccataaaaaatgaaataaattaaagctCGATACTATATTAAGATggaagaaagaaatgagaagagTTGTTTGACCACTGAGAAAGTGGAATAGGATAATATAAAAGCAACAGATCAAGATTTGATGATTGATAAAAAACGATAGCTTACAAGTGTGACTAATACACCTTTATATATTGCTATGATAACGGTTGATATATAATAGCATTTAACTAACTATAGTTTTAATAGATGCTAACAACCACTCTCAACAATACAAAAGTCTTTGTAATTGACACCAGCTCAGTGACTGGGTAGTAGATACTAACAAACACTTTCAACCCGATAAGTAATTTGAATATAGAGTAACAAGCTTTCAAGTGAAAATTGTTGTTTGAtttccaagaaaatatttaacaatGGATATCTTTGTAGAAATTTGTTGAATTACTTAGAATTTGGACCCAATTGATAAAATGTGCAAGTCTTGAggactaaatatgttattaataccgttaaaaatgttatataatCATTTCCATGAACGATTTAACGAAGGGtaatcaaaacaacaaaattgaacGAAAACATTAGTGATGAAATTGATAACTTTTGTAGTTTggtaaccaaaatcaaaatatcctAATAGTTTGATTGCTAATGGTGtaatttatcctaaaataaattacttaattctcattaaTGAAATCACATAAGAACATGctaatgtaattatataatttgaaCTTATAAATAGTCAACATTTAAGTTTCGAGTTTAGCCCGATATAACTTAAAATGATCCAAAGCCTTGGTCTTGGACTTGCATGAAATTCCTATCCGACATGCTTCagttaattatttataactaCAGAAATTTAAATGAAAGCACAAATTGGAGTCACTTAGAAACGATTTCTAGCCTAATTTCTGTCTCTCCATTTGGTGATTGGAGTCGCTTTATTTATCCACTATTCAAGACTATTGTGTCCCCAAGTTGATCCACCATGAACCTTCATTGAATGGCTACAATTTGGCCCATTGATCTCTTGTTGAATAAAACCTTAAGATTAAGCTTTAAATTTGTTGGATACTGACCTTGTAACCGGCCCAATTATAAAACTCAAGTCACCTCATTCTGCCCCATGCTCACATCAGTTGCAACCATGGTGCCTTCCTGCCGACCTAGTGAAAGATAGAAAGAACAATAGCGAAACAAGTAGTGCACAAAACCTAACAACTAATTGGTTTAATGATGTTTGACATCATGTTCACGGTTCGAAACAAAGCCGTCTCATCACTAAGGTAAAACATAAATTGACCAACAATATGACCTGCAAAAGCAAGATTAGGTGGTATGACAATACGATAGATACATATCTCAACTAACTGTCGGTAAAGAATAAGGATCATTTGACTTGCAACCTTTAAGAGTGAAGGTGGAGCCAGCAAGAGAGTGACATATTTAGCTGGAGAAAGGGCCATTTTAGAACCGTAAGAAAAGATTCCAAATCCCCAAAAAATAAGATGACCCAAGTCTTTCATCAGAAACTATTTCACTGCTTAAATTGCCAAATACATTGAATATCACTTTCATATCAACATTACAACATCCTCCTCATGCAAGTGCCTTTTATTTCATGTTCTACAACCAAATTTTGGACCATCAACTAttattgactttttttttcatcaaaacaattttttgaatttgaaaaagaaaacccaaaattcCAAATGATTTCTATTTcagaaaaaaagtaataaatttaaaaaatatacatatatacacatcgAACACATACTATATTCTAATACTTGAATTAACCCCTATCAACAAAGTGAGGTTGCAAAGCACTGATCCGGTGGGTCGTCTGAGTCTAGAGACAGTGGATACTGACAAATGTACTGATATGCTTCAACAATATTCAATGAAATGACTACATTAACTAAAGCTGAACTCCCTTTAAGCTGCAGCATTCACCTTCTTACTTCAATGTCTTAGTAGGTCAatacaaattattttcttttttcttatataaCGTGTTGGActtaaatatattcaattcttatatatattatatcatgtttgaGTATGTATTAGATATAACTATTGCACACTCTCACTTATAGTCGTGGACGTAGTAAAATTATCACCATTAATTCTATTAAATATCACTCTTACATATGAATCATAGAAAGAGCAAATCCTCAACACTACTTGTGGTAAtatcacattcaatttatataaaaagatttcaatacatataatggtgaaaatttttttattatgtttttgagaAATTATGTCTAATTGTGGAGATATTTAATATAGGCAATATTGCTCTCTGTGCCATCCAATATGTCAAAATCTTTGTCTAATTTAGGGTTTGTTAATGGCTAAAAGACATGGGTCCTTAGCTTCTCAAAAGGACATGCAACATCTTCATCAAAGCTTAAAGCAGACAGACATTCAAGTGTAtctatgttatattttataaaatttgacttGCTAATAGGATGTATATTTAATACCATTTGTCAGGGTTTGGTGCAATTATCTAAGATGAGAAAGAGAGATGTTTGGTCGTTGAATGAACAGTAAATGATGAGATGATTCAGAGGTGTAAACTATTTATGAAGCTTAAAGATGGGAAAGTTGGATGGATTTAAGCAAACCAAATTTCAAAAGCTCCGACAAACCAATCCTAGCCCATATCTTTCTAAGTTTTGAAGATGCATAAAGTTCCACGTCAGTGTGAAATGATGCCAATTTTGTCAATCTGATTCCATCGcttttggtttggttttaaaTAGTTAGGGAGAATGGAGTTGGCAAAAAAATGAGTGGGAAAGGGCAAATCATCAATGTTGGACAACTTGGGAGGGATATCTTATATCATCAAACTCtacttatttttacttattttgtttCATAATCCATTCGGGAACCTGAGAATAGATTCATGGAGTTGAAATGTTGGATTTGAGCCTCTCCTTAATCAATGTATCCATTCattatcataaataaattcGTCTACCATTTCTTCGATACAACTCTAAAAAGTAatggttttaaaataagaatatcgaaaataataataataataataatttatggtTATcccttttaataatatattttcaaaatttaagcataaattttctcattaaaaaaatcatatattttatcattgtaCCCAACACTTATCGGTGCTTAATCATCAAAGATATTCATAATTCCGAACCTATAGTTTCTAGGCCTTTCAATCACAGTGCTAGCATAGTATCACAATGAAATCTGACAGACCACACGAGGGAATgcagaaaaatatatatcaaattataacatGATTTTTGACCTCTATAGAGTGGAGCAATGGACCCTTTTCAAGGCTCTTTTCTCCGACTGATTCTAGAGCCTggaaaaagtatatatatatatatatatatatatgtagagGATTTGACGCTATCTTTTTGCAATTTTAATGCATATCTAGTGATGATTTTGGGAGGGGAAAGCCTGCAGAGATATGGATAGTGGTGGTTACACAGATTTTCTATTCATATTGTCATCCCTTCTACTCTTTGTGGGGATGTTATTATAGGGTTTTTGCATTTCTCACACATGCATGGTTTCTAATATGGGAATTTCATCATTACTTTTTCAGTTTTGGTGCATACAGTTAtcactttctcttttccaatatcggaaatttttattttacaaaataataatttaataaaaattaagttttcaaTTGCTTCCTACATATAAAAttgattagaaaaaaaattaaaaatgtacaTCCAATAACAACAAGACACTATATTGGGATAAGGAAGATTAAAGGAAAGAAGATATATCTAAgtacaatatattttattattaaaagtgGGTTGCAATGGGCAAAAATAAAGGGTAGAAATGATGCGGTGAAACCCTTCCACTGATCATAGGAAGCCTAAATATGCATTAATACTATGTATCAAGAATACGTCCAACTTTGTTGGTGGGTTTCAACTTGGAAGCCATAAAAGCACCTTAGAAAGTGAAAACCCAAGTCAAAGGGAATGGTGATGAATTTAAAATGTAGGGTTCATATCTATCTTGCATATGAATTTGGcaagtaatttttaaattttattaattaacagTTAGTTGACAAGCACTAAAAGCACTTTTGCAACAACAAGTTTGGGAAATCTTATGTGATGGGATCACCAAATGATGTGCTTAAAGTGTTTTTATTTGCTAAATATATGATGTAAAAAGTGACACTTTTCCATGTTGATGGTAATTGAAAGGTACTCcaacaacaaattaaatttgtaaaagtatttatattaaaaataaaataaaagttatataattgagttttaatttaattggtattAGTATTGTTGTCGATGTAGGAGGATGTGAATTGAGCATTTAAAGTGtttttattctcttatttaaagATTAGAGAGGGATTATAAGTAGTTTTAagcttttaattatattaaaaaatgttatttaattctattaaattttaatttatatagaaataattaatctaaaaatattacatattttatttaagttatatgtttagagggcaaaattttaataaaatcaataaaaattataaaattgaaatttcaaccCATATGCTATTAGAGGCAACAAAACTTCTAACTTTATTATTACaattaaaactttgttttaaattattttacatattttaatatcaattatggtttctttacttttgttacctttttaattaaaaaattacttaaaatttata
The sequence above is a segment of the Gossypium raimondii isolate GPD5lz chromosome 4, ASM2569854v1, whole genome shotgun sequence genome. Coding sequences within it:
- the LOC105779835 gene encoding formate--tetrahydrofolate ligase, which translates into the protein MSSSRSVRKLEVVSPVPADIDIANSVEPFHISEIAKDLNLSPNHYDLYGKYKAKVLLSVLDELESSDNGYYVVVGGITPTPLGEGKSTTTVGLCQALGAYLDRKVVTCLRQPSQGPTFGIKGGAAGGGYSQVIPMDEFNLHLTGDIHAITAANNLLAAAIDTRIFHESTQSDKALFNRLCPPNKEGKRKFSDIMFRRLKKLDITKTQPEDLTPEEVKKFARLDIDPNSITWRRVMDVNDRFLRKITVGQGPEEKGMVRETGFDISVASEIMAVLALTTSLTDMRERLGKMVIGNSKAGEPITADDLGVGGALTVLMKDAINPTLMQTLEGTPVLVHAGPFANIAHGNSSIVADKIALKLVGPQGFVVTEAGFGADIGTEKFMNIKCRYSDLRPQCAVIVATIRALKMHGGGPEVVAGKPLDHAYLNENVPLVEAGCVNLARHIINTKAYGVNVVVAVNKFSTDTEAEMNAVMNAAMAAGAFNAVICTHHAHGGKGAVDLGVAVQRACASGNQQLKYLYPLDISIKEKIEAIAKSYGASGVEYTEQAEKQIEMYTKQGFSGLPICMAKTQYSFSHNAAEKGAPSGFILPIRDVRASIGAGFIYPLVGTMSTMPGLPTRPCFYEIDLDTATGKVIGLS